In Candidatus Anoxymicrobium japonicum, the sequence GAGAACACTCCCGGAGTAAGCGCGTCGAGAGCGGACAACGTCTCCAGGATGCCCGAGAGGTATCGAAACGGCAACACCAGACTGAGGTCGCCAGGGGTCGCCTCGCCGAGGGTCGGGACGACCGTGCCGCGCGCCATCCTCCTGGGATTGGAGCGGCGTCCTGCCATCAGGTCGCCCAGCCGCTGGACGATTATCCCGTCACCCAGAAGATTCGCGAGCCACGCGATGTATTTGCCATAAGCGATAGGCTCGTGAAACGGTTCAGTGAACCTCTTGTCAACGAGCAACGCGAAATTGGTGTTTTCAGTTTTCTTGCCGAGGTAGGAGTGGCCGTTCACGGTCAGCACCTCCTCGTAGCGCTCCTTTATCACCTCGCCGCGCGGGTTCATGCAGAAAGTGCGCACTCTGTCCTCGGACGCTTTGGTGTAGTAGATAAGCTTGGGTTCGTAGAGCTCATCCGTGAGTGGCGCCATCACGACCTCCGGGATCTCTACCCTGACCCCGATATCAACCATATTGTTGTTGCGCGAAAGCTTGAGTTCGCCGGCGACGCCGTCGAACCACTCAGCGCCGCTGCGCCCTGGGGCGACAACCAGGTACTTGCAGTCAATGCTGTTTCCCGCGCGCGTCTCGATCCCCGTGACCGCTCCGTCTGAGACCGTGATAGATTCAACCATCGACTTGAACTGGATCTCCGCTTTGCCTTTCAGTTCCTCGTACATATTGCCCAGCACAACCGGACAGACTTCTGTGCCTATATGCCGCACTCGCGAAGGTACGAGAATAAGGTCGGACTTTACCGCGTTGCGAGAGAT encodes:
- a CDS encoding FAD-dependent oxidoreductase, producing the protein MKQTYDVIIVGAGPAGIFCALELTRNSDLEVLLLDKGEGLEHRNCPSPSGQCRNCQPCAVLSGWGGAGAFSDGKLTLSSKVGGWLTDLIPAKKVEKLIEKVDRTYLEFGAPERTFGNDEEKISEISRNAVKSDLILVPSRVRHIGTEVCPVVLGNMYEELKGKAEIQFKSMVESITVSDGAVTGIETRAGNSIDCKYLVVAPGRSGAEWFDGVAGELKLSRNNNMVDIGVRVEIPEVVMAPLTDELYEPKLIYYTKASEDRVRTFCMNPRGEVIKERYEEVLTVNGHSYLGKKTENTNFALLVDKRFTEPFHEPIAYGKYIAWLANLLGDGIIVQRLGDLMAGRRSNPRRMARGTVVPTLGEATPGDLSLVLPFRYLSGILETLSALDALTPGVFSRNTLLYGVEVKFYGSRLKVSSALESQVKNMFGAGDGVGITRGLVQASASGLLVADSILKRERKGSTTAPAS